The Acomys russatus chromosome 3, mAcoRus1.1, whole genome shotgun sequence genome has a window encoding:
- the Pdhb gene encoding LOW QUALITY PROTEIN: pyruvate dehydrogenase E1 component subunit beta, mitochondrial (The sequence of the model RefSeq protein was modified relative to this genomic sequence to represent the inferred CDS: deleted 1 base in 1 codon), with the protein MAAVAVLLRGPLRQVSGLLKRRFHRSAPAALQLTVREAINQGMDEELERDEKVFLLGEEVAQYDGAYKVSRGLWKKYGDKRIIDTPISEMGFAGIAVGAAMAGLRPICEFMTFNFSMQAIDHVINSAAKTYYMSAGFQPVPIVFRGPNGASAGVAAQHSQCFAAWYGHCPGLKVVSPWNSEDAKGLIKSAIRDNNPVVMLENELMYGVAFELPAEAQSKDFLIPIGKAKIERQGTHITVVAHSRPVGHCLEAAAVLSKEGIECEVINLRTIRPMDIETIEASVMKTNHLITVEGGWPQFGVGAEICARIMEGPAFNFLDAPAVRVTGADVPMPYAKILEDSAIPQVKDIIFAVKKTLNV; encoded by the exons ATGGCGGCTGTGGCTGTCCTGTTGCGGGGACCCTTGCGGCAA GTTTCCGGGCTGCTGAAGAGGCGTTTTCACCGCTCGGCGCCCGCAGCGCTGCAG CTGACAGTTCGTGAAGCTATTAATCAAGGTATGGATGAAGAACTAGAAAGAGACGAAAAGGTATTTCTGCTTGGGGAAGAAGTTGCCCAGTATGACGGTGCTTACAAG GTTAGCAGAGGCTTATGGAAGAAATACGGTGACAAGAGGATCATAGATACTCCCATATCAGAG ATGGGCTTTGCTGGAATTGCGGTTGGTGCAGCTATG GCTGGACTGCGGCCCATCTGTGAATTTATGACCTTCAATTTCTCTATGCAAGCCATTGACCACGTTATAAACTCAGCAGCCAAGACCTACTACATGTCTGCTGGCTTTCAGCCTGTGCCCATAGTCTTCAGAGGGCCTAACGGAGCCTCAGCAGGTGTAGCTGCTCAGCACTCACAATGCTTTGCTGCGTGGTATGGGCACTGCCCAGGC TTAAAAGTGGTCAGCCCCTGGAATTCTGAGGATGCAAAAGGACTTATTAAATCAGCCATTCGTGATAATAATCCAG TGGTGATGCTGGAGAACGAACTGATGTATGGCGTAGCATTTGAACTTCCTGCAGAAGCTCAGTCGAAAGACTTCCTGATTCCCATCGGAAAAGCCAAGATCGAAAGGCAAG GAACCCACATCACTGTAGTTGCCCATTCAAGACCAGTGGGCCACTGCCTAGAAGCTGCAGCTGTGTTGTCTAAGGAGGGAATCGAATGTGAG GTAATAAATCTGCGTACCATCAGGCCAATGGACATTGAAACTATAGAAGCCAGTGTCATGAAGACAAACCATCTCATAACTGTGGAAGGAGGCTGGCCACAATTTGGAGTAGGAGCTGAGATTTGTGCCAGAATCATGGAAg GCCCTGCATTCAATTTCCTTGATGCTCCTGCTGTTCGTGTCACTGGGGCTGATGTCCCGATGCCTTATGCAAAGATCCTAGAAGACAGCGCCATACCTCAGGTCAAAGACATCATATTTGCAGTAAAGAAGACTCTGAATGTCTAA